In Rhododendron vialii isolate Sample 1 chromosome 9a, ASM3025357v1, the following are encoded in one genomic region:
- the LOC131299448 gene encoding uncharacterized protein LOC131299448 translates to MEKKRVYDFLAGLDLELDPIRVQVLGRVPFPSLGEAYSIVQQEESRRGAMLHPPISDRSALVVTPQGHFGFDSAPILQGGKSQSGTSSGPPDRASLQCDYCHNTGHTRVFCWKLHGKPSRGRGGGRGGHGRGPVRSRAQAHVSESSVGTLPDSGFSSEIQASSDHVGSFSQGEIQTLRRLMARADSPSTIASSSTAAPTSSYFAHTGTGYGEGDWQW, encoded by the exons aTGGAGAAAAAGCGTGTTTATGAttttcttgctggtcttgatcTGGAGCTTGATCCgattagagtgcaggtgttgggtcgtgttccgtttccatCATTGGGAGAGGCCTATTCTATTGTTCAGCAGGAGGAGAGTAGGAGGGGTGCTATGTTGCACCCTCCTATCTCTGATCGTTCTGCCCTGGTTGTTACTCCTCAGGgtcattttggttttgatagCGCGCCTATTCTCCAGGGTGGCAAGTCACAATCTGGTACTAGCAGCGGGCCTCCTGATCGTGCgtcactccagtgtgattattgTCACAACACTGGTCATACCAGGGTTTTTTGTTGGAAGCTACATGGCAAGCCCTCTCGTGGGCGCGGGGGTGGACGCGGTGGCCATGGTCGTGGTCCGGTGCGTTCTCGGGCCCAGGCTCATGTTTCAGAGTCTTCAGTTGGCACCTTGCCTGATTCTGGGTTTAGTTCTGAGATTCAGGCATCATCTGATCATGTTGGTAGTTTCTCTCAAGGGGAGATACAAACTCTTAGGCGCCTTATGGCTCGGGctgattctccatctactatagcttcctcttccacagcagctcctaCTTCATCTTATTTTGCTCACACAG gaactggatacggggaaggtgattggcagtggtaa
- the LOC131299447 gene encoding uncharacterized protein LOC131299447: MTNIPLPIELIHDHWKRLSLLAPRNEGSMEETLLAHFDCFYNKFLNEDQYNVKVNYVKKMQKLAHPKSSTLLEPKVNASPCGRKSTKEKNAAKEQNSTHRDPSKFEHVLASLQTPKLVKEKSRRNLKGKAKVPAQLLICPSINQFLEAIKPYIESVKDVEDDGNCGFRAVSGFMKGDVHEWLMVRSDLLKELEKHLDLYEQVVGGSQRAMELLHILSWYESSAP, encoded by the coding sequence ATGACAAATATCCCCCTACCGATTGAGTTAATCCACGACCATTGGAAGAGGCTTTCTTTGCTTGCACCTCGGAATGAGGGTTCGATGGAGGAGACACTTTTGGCTCACTTTGATTGTTTTTACAACAAGTTCTTGAATGAAGATCAATATAATGTAAAGGTCAATTATGTTAAGAAAATGCAAAAGCTTGCTCATCCGAAAAGCAGTACTCTCCTTGAACCCAAAGTGAATGCAAGTCCATGCGGTCGGaagtcaacaaaagaaaaaaatgcagccAAAGAACAAAATTCGACGCATAGGGATCCCTCGAAGTTTGAGCATGTTCTGGCCTCCCTTCAAACCCCTAAGCTCGTTAAAGAGAAATCGCGGCGCAATCTGAAAGGGAAAGCAAAAGTTCCAGCACAACTTTTGATATGCCCCTCCATCAATCAGTTTCTGGAAGCAATAAAACCTTACATAGAATCGGTCAAGGATGTTGAAGATGATGGGAATTGTGGGTTTCGGGCAGTGTCAGGCTTCATGAAAGGCGATGTTCATGAGTGGTTAATGGTAAGAAGTGATTTGCTGAAAGAGTTGGAAAAACATTTAGACCTTTATGAACAAGTGGTAGGGGGGAGCCAGAGGGCTATGGAATTACTTCACATCTTGTCATGGTATGAAAGTTCGGCGCCCTAG
- the LOC131299446 gene encoding PKS-NRPS hybrid synthetase cheA-like, producing MKLQRILHYLVCLWVLQGDTSTLGSYVGPSTIPTSTRHPYDYTEHFTTETVFPSDEALVDWIRCTGKQHGFIIVIKGSEKCIKNRRPRMRFSCERSGKYRSFVKKVDGKEVAVKKRMWSTGTKKCECPFELKAVKGNDGWTVSVRNGTHNHPSAVYLEGHSYVGRLSAEQTSTVVDLSVALVKPREILTHLKVQDIENVTSIKTVYNVRQKYRVIEKARKSQMQHLLDQLEKCQYVHWTHGNETENVIELF from the exons atgaAATTGCAGAGAATCTTACATTACCTGGTTTGTCTTTGGGTGTTACAGGGTGACACTTCAACACTTGGTAGTTATGTAGGGCCATCGACTATACCTACTTCCACTCGTCATCCATACGATTATACAGAGCATTTTACAACGGAGACA GTTTTTCCTTCTGATGAAGCGTTGGTAGATTGGATAAGATGCACTGGTAAACAACACGGGTTTATCATTGTGATTAAGGGTTCTGAGAAATGTATTAAGAATCGCAGACCTAGGATGAGGTTTTCATGTGAAAGAAGCGGTAAGTATAGGTCGTTTGTGAAGAAGGTTGATGGGAAGGAGGTAGCTGTGAAGAAGAGAATGTGGTCCACGGGCACCAAAAAATGTGAATgcccatttgaattgaaagctgTAAAGGGCAATGATGGTTGGACTGTCTCTGTCCGTAATGGCACTCACAACCATCCTTCAGCGGTGTACTTGGAGGGCCATTCGTATGTCGGGAGGTTGTCGGCAGAGCAGACTAGCACGGTGGTTGATTTGTCAGTTGCTTTGGTGAAACCCAGAGAAATCCTAACCCATTTGAAGGTTCAAGATATTGAGAATGTAACGTCTATCAAAACCGTGTACAATGTACGACAAAAGTACCGAGTGATAGAGAAAGCTAGGAAATCTCAAATGCAACATTTGTTGGATCAGCTAGAAAAGTGCCAGTACGTTCATTGGACCCATGGGAACGAGACTGAGAATGTCATAGAGTTGTTTTAG
- the LOC131299602 gene encoding LOW QUALITY PROTEIN: protein SLOW GREEN 1, chloroplastic-like (The sequence of the model RefSeq protein was modified relative to this genomic sequence to represent the inferred CDS: inserted 1 base in 1 codon; deleted 1 base in 1 codon; substituted 2 bases at 2 genomic stop codons), translated as VVAAKFHQFLAQAKTTPTILIEEKIDQNQEQEEDKSDDQLELFYSNSGAVESLKXLLQQEMEVGKDREAIEMVKKLVLAQPEETEWKFLMAKMLSEMGSTRDARDVLEEILKLNPLDFEALFKNAFLMDRYGXGDTVVLQLEEALKVAEGDKVQEARDVRLIMAQIQFLXKNVDEALRRFEELGREDPNDFRPYFCKGIIYSLLDRNEEAMEEFSKYQKLSPKKVEVKGYLRSPLSRMKVFGTNEEEN; from the exons GTTGTGGCTGCCAAATTCCATCAGTTTCTGGCTCAGGCCAAAACCACCCCAACAATCTTGatagaggaaaaaattgatcaaaatcaaGAACAGGAAGAGGATAAATCGGATGATCAATTGGAGCTTTTCTACTCGAATTCGGGTGCGGTGGAGTCCTTGAAATAGCTGCTGCAGCAGGAGATGGAGGTAGGGAAGGACCGGGAGGCTATAGAGATGGTGAAGAAGTTGGTTTTGGCTCAACCGGAGGAAACAGAGTGGAAATTTCTAATGGCGAAAATGCTGAGCGAAATGGGAAGTACCCGAGATGCACGAGATGTGTTGGAAGAGATTCTCAAGCTGAATCCACTCGACTTTGAAGCATTGTTCAAAAACGCCTTTTTAATGGACAGGTATG AGGGAGACACGGTGGTTTTGCAGTTGGAAGAGGCGTTGAAGGTTGCAGAGGGGGATAAGGTGCAGGAGGCAAGAGATGTGAGGCTAATCATGGCACAAATTCAGTTCTTGTAGAAGAATGTGGATGAGGCGCTGAGGCGATTCGAGGAGCTAGGAAGAGAAGATCCTAATGATTTTAGACCTTACTTTTGTAAAGGGATAATATATAGCTTGCTTGATAGGAACGAGGAAGCAATGGAGGAGTTTTCC AAGTATCAAAAGCTTTCACCCAAAAAGGTGGAGGTGAAGGGCTACTTGAGGTCGCCATTGTCGAGGATGAAGGTATTTGGTACAAATGAGGAGGAGAATTGA